The window GAGGATTGATTATCATGACGGAAAATATCGATCTACGTTTCCCGTAAATTTTAATTATGAGCCACCCCCTTTGATTGCCTAATTCAGCAGAGCTAGCTACGGAAGCTAACGCTTATGTTTTGACAGCTGAGCTTGTTTGAATTGCTATAGGCTAGCCAACCATGGCTAGCTAGCTGACTAACGGCAGCTTCATAACCGTTAGCTAAACAAACAACATAAGCTAAAGGAGGCAGCTCACCTCGTTGAAACACCTTACATAAGAAAGCAACGCTTCCCTTCAAGGTAACGCCAGTTCAAGTAAGTGTAACCTCAATGTGTCTGTcactgaaatgaatttaaagtaACGTTAACCTGAAGCGAAGGTGTTAGGAAAATGTATCCAGCGCTAGTTACtgtaagctaacgctagctggtTACCTGTCCTCGGCACAGAGTCACAATGATAGCAGAGATCATCATTTACTGACGTAATGCTAAACAGGCTAGCCATTTCTCAGTAGCATTGATAAAGGCAACTTATTAAGGACTAGCCGAATTGCTATGTGTTGTTCGCTCCGTGTTACATTAACTTCAATGCACATAGAAGCATTGATGCAACAGCTTTACCATTAATCCCCTAACATTAAACACTTGATTTGATGTTAATACTAATGTTGGCCCACTATTATACAAGTGAATCTATTTGAGACTAATACCAGTGGTCCCTGTCCGATTGGGACTTCCTTTTGTTTACATCTGGGTCACAGGCTGTCCATGTAAGGCAGCCTTACAATGCATAGCAGATTCACTTAAAATAGGAAGTGTGGTGAACACATTTATATTGAATGTTGCTAAAAACCGAAACACTTTGAGGTTTAAAGCTTCCTATCAGTTAGCTTGGGCAGGGCCACCTCCTACCTACTAATGTATATTTATTCCAGCTGAGTGCTTGCTGAGTCCGTAACGTTAGTTCACCTCTGGCAGGACACCATGCGCTTCTTAAAAGGCCTTAAAAGCAAAAGTAGAGCGGGCTCTGTTGCTCTCCATTATCTTGCATGtgggtgttttgtgttttggtaAGCTTCCATTTAGGTTTAGCTTCTAATCTAGGTGGCGCACATTTGTTGTACTCCGTGGTATCTCAGGCCTGCTGCCTTGTTGCACTAACGTGTTTGTCTCTGCCTCACCTACAGGTCATGCATGCAGCCGGGCCTCCAGCCTGCGCTTTGCACACTGCCAGCGATTGAGCCAGTGTCATTGCAGTAGGTGGaggctcttcctctctttctccccactGCCTCCATCAACCTCAGCGTTCCCTATGTTAACCCTCTTGAGCATGTTTTACTATATCTGTCTGCGGCGACGCTCCAGGAGTGGGACACGAGGCGAGGCCCTTACCAGCCGGAGGGCCGTCGAGTCCGGCCAGCGCGCGGTGTTACCGATCAGTGTGGAGGTGGAGCAGTACGCCAAGGAGGTTCTGGACTTCAGCTCCCACTATGGCAGTGAGAATAGCATGTCGTACACCATGTGGAACTTGGCCGGGGTACCCAATGTCTACCCCAGCTCAGGGGACTTCACTCAGACGGCTGTATTCAGAGCTTATGGGACGTGGTGGGAACAATGTGCCAGTGCTCCGCCACCTTTTCGGCGGACCCCGAAAGGCTTCCACAGCCAGGATTATATTGAGCTGGGTTTCGAGGAGCCTGTCTACCCTACAGCAGTGGAAGTGCTTGAGACTTATTATCCTGGAACCATTGTTCAGATTCTGGCCTGCTCTCACAACCCCTTCTCCCAGAATCCACCAACTGATGTCAGGTAAAGACTACCACCGACCTAACAAACCATCGTCAGTCATTCTCCTCAGTGCTCCAATAGAGAGCTGGGTTCAAAGTTGGTTTCTTGTCATTCCACAACAAAATTCAATCTGTCGCCTTtaaggtaaaaagaaaaaacataaggGATTTTTCTATGGTGGAGCACAGACGACCACTGGAGGAGTCGAGGGTGCTTTTACACCTGTAGTTGGGTTCGTTCGGTGCGCACTATGGAACACAACAACATTGTTGTATTTAGATTCTGATCCAGTTTTCTGGGCACACTGCCTTTCTACGAACAAACCATGAGGtctaaacataaacacacattgaTTGGACAAACGTCGCCCTGCGTCATCGAGGCCCACACATGGAAATCCATTTCCAGTGACTGACGCAGGTTTATGCAGCACTTTAATCATTCTGCTAAACTTATGTTCTTTGATGTCACAAAGagcattattagtattattaaatCACAAATTGACCACACGATGAATAATGACTAGCAGAGCGACACGACTGCCCCTCCGCTTTCGCCCAGATGACAAACGTTGCCGACACGCATGAGTGGCTTCGTGCAGTAGGATTCGGAGTGTATTGCTGTCACACTCTTTTTAATGGACTTAATTAACTGACCAATCACACAGAGTGGGATACAAGCACAGGCTTTTTTAACAGATGCCATTCTATTAATCAGAGGAAATCCCCATGCTGACACGCAGCCTTGTTGATAAGCATTAAAACGTTATATACATGGCCTTCTGTAGAAATCAATTATCAATTATACAACAAAAAACTGCGAGGTTAAAACCCGCCCTACCTGGTCAGGTGTAGAACTGACCTCACAGCCTGAGGAAAGACGATGCTCTGTGGTCTGCTTTTAAATAGTACTAAGACAACAACGCATTACGAGCCAGTATGGAGACCTCAGAAGTGGAAACCTGTCTGCTAGTTGACCCCTGGAGACCTTATTAAcctttatttatacattattaAATGATTCGTTTTTACTTTCGATTGTATGCTTTGTAATTACAGATTGATAGCTGACATTTatattctttgtgtgttttgtaaaaCACCTTAGTGATTTATAAATAATGGTATGACTACAAATTTTGCAAATGTTAGACTGCAATTTTAGTGGTATACTAATGCACTTTTCCACCAATCAAACAAAGGAATGCATCAGGAAAAGCTCATGTCTGGAAGGCAAACAAAATCCACTGCTTGATGAGTAAAAGGAATTTGATTGATAAACCGCTTCTGATGAGCGTGTGAGGTGCTGCAGGGAAAAGCTACGGAAGCGTGTACAGAAGTTTGGTGCTTTAGTAGAACCAATCTCATCAAGTGAAGTTCAGAAGTTTGACACGTTTATTTCTTTGTCTGGGGAACAAGCCTCGAACAGGCAGCACGGAAATCACTCAAAACCCTGATTAGTATTCTACAGCGGACTATATATTCATATGACTATTGATTTTTGTGTTCTACAAGTTAAAACAATGATTTATATTATATGTTTTTGAACATGCATTAAAGAATTGTCAGTAAACTTATGTTGTTGTCTTGATGTCATGCATCATGCAAATGATATTGTTAGACagttgtttttatcatttttacacATGGGTGGCATCTCTAGCACTATAAAGTTTGCTTATGTGGCACCGAGTAGGAATATAAGGTCATCATCCTAAATAATCAAATCTGATTGGCTTGTCTGGTTTCAGAGAAAAGCAACCCTATTTGCCAATAATGAAAAAGTGACGGCCTATATGTGTCCATAATCGCAATAACACCTTAACCATTGTATACCTTGTATCGTCTGTAAATAAGTAGTTTGGAAAACAGAAGAGTTGTAAAAACAATTCATCACTTCCCATCAATGGTCCTTTTTATGAGTCTGTGAAATTGCGTCATGGTTGTCCAATGCAATGGCTTCTTTTGTGCATTGGACTCAGTGTATGAAGCACACAAAACAAGCTTAGAAACCCTGGACCAGCAGATGTCATTAGCCGCAAAAGCCTCGTCATGCGTCTGTTGAGTTAAATGGACGACTACGGCTCCACAAACCAACAGTGTTATAAGCCTCACTTCAGATGCCGTCACAACTTTTTCTTCTGTCCAGGTGGGAGGTGCTGTGGTCAGGGGAGCCCACCAAGGTGCTGACACCCCAGGCACGTCAGTTTTCCCCTAACATCAAGCACATCAGCTTCCCCACCAACCTGCTGCGTCTGGAGGTCAACAGCTCTCTGCTGGACTACTACACCGAGCTGGACGCCGTGATCCTGCGTGGGGTGAAAGAGAGGCCCATGCTGGCCCTCTATAAGATGCCTATCATCGACATAAACGACCTGagtgacagcgaggaggagctcTCTGACGTGGGAGGTCCTTTCAGACAAGGAGGAGACGGCAAGAACCAGAGGACGGGCAACGGCTCCTTTGACAAACTGCCCTACGAGGTGATTACAAaccttaatgaacttgtacgaTGCATTactcagaggagaggagaggagtcgaCGCACACTTTATGTTCTCCATCAAATATTTTTGTCCATTTatgtggtcacttcctgtgacCGCATGGACGTCCCACCAGGCTAAGGCTCCAACCTTCGTAGCAGCGGATGTCGTTAAAGGCAACCTGGACTGTTGTGTTTGCATCGAGCGTTGCCCATAAGAATCATCGAGTTCTAACAAAGACGTTGAATGTCTTTCCTTCTTGGTAAATCCTCCGTAAAGCTTCTTTTCCTTCAAAGAAAATTGTTATCGGCAGGTCAGGCTTTTATAAAATTGGATATCACGATTGAACCGTAAATGGCAGACCTTTCTCTTCAGCGTCTTTTGTTGGTGCAGTTGGGTGTTTCTTGGCACTTTACCGCCACCTGTAGATCAGTGGATTAGTGTGAAGAAACCTAAAAGAACTCGTCCACAGCGCTGCTAGGGATCAAACACTCCCCAGGATGCTTCGAAGTATAAAAGTATAAAGAGAAGCAACTTCAATTCATTTGGTATGAATGGTATGAGCAGGAACATTACATCCCTtacagatggaaaaaaacacaactatgTCAATTACATGGTAGAAAAAAGGCCTATATTCACAATGCAAAAACAACATGATGCTTTGGCGTCAGCATGTCTGCGGGACGATAACAATAAACGGGTAACTTGGCTATTTTTCAACCTTAACATTatctttttccatcatttggtGTCGACGTGACCAATCGGGTCAACGTTTTTTGAAATGATAGACTGTTAATGAAGATCACGACCTACAGGaatgtgtatgtatacattCTATCAAAACCGACGCTCCACACGTGAACATTGTGGCTTGGACCCATTTTGACACGTGATCTCATAAGCAGCGCACGGAGACAGTCATTTTCATGCCATGCAGACGTATCATGTTGTTCTGAGACCAGCGTCAAAACACCGGCAGTATGCTAGATATTCCTTCTCTTATCTCTTCCCCCTAACCGCTGCCATTAACAGCAGTCTTCACAACCGCCGTGTGCTTGTTTCAGAAACACAATACAGCTATTATCTGTCAGCTGATACCCGCTTGAACACTGCGTATTGTTAATTCGCTGCAACACACACTTACACGAGCACAGTCATCCTCTCTCTTTGAGACGCACAGCGACGCAGCGCAAAACAAGCCGGCGCACCTCCCCACTGATCCCGCTATCAGTACTCCGTGTCCCGGGGTAAACACTATTTTGATCTGCCTGCCAGAAGGGACGCTATTAACATTCTCCAGACtgtttttctctgctctctACGGCGTTCAGCTCTTTAAAGTTCTGCATTTCACTTTGATTCCTGCTATGTTTTCCTAGCTGACCTAAGGCTCTTTATATTTTGTctgtcctcttctttttttttgtcctctcccCCCCTTATCTTCCGTCCTCCTCTTTGACGCCTCCTCCCCATCTTCCATCCGCAGCTCATTCAGCTGATACTGAGCCACCTGACCCTGCCGGACCTCTGCCGTCTGGCCCAGAGCTGTAAGCTGCTGCACCAGCACTGCTGCGACCCGCTCCAGTACACCCAGCTGAGTCTGCAGCCCTACTGGGGCCGGCTGAGTGACGCCTCCTTGGGACACCTGCAGGGCCGCTGCACCCTCCTCCAGAGGCTCAACCTGTCCTGGACCGGCAACCGCGGAGCTCTCACCCTGACCGGCTTCAGCAGGTCAGGCTGCCACGGGCTAGAAAGCAGGGGGCTGACCTTGGAAAACTAACAAGTAGTCACAAGCATGGTTTTGCGGGAGGGACACGTTGGGGCAAAATATTGTTCAATTCGTAGCCAAAAGCAAATACAATGAATCAATAAAAGGAAGCGGACCTTAGTGTGTAAAATAGAGACAAGTTGACCAGTAGGTTTCTGGTGTGTGATGCATTTGTTCCTCTCACGCCTTTCGCTCTCCATctattgtccccccccccccccccccctcagcttcaTGAAGGCCTGTGGTCTCAGCCTCGGCTGCCTGGAACTGTCCTGCTGCCACTTCCTGAATGAGCCCTGTCTGGAGGTCATCTCTCAGACTTGTCCTGCGCTGCAGGACCTCAACCTGTCCTCCTGCGACCGCCTCCAGCCGCAGGCCTTCGCCCACATCTCGAAACTAACACGCCTCCGCCGGCTGGTGCTCTATCGGACCAAGATCGAGGTAGGCGCGGTCAACAGGGTATAAACAAggctacatttattttcatgccAATAATCAAGCTTTTGTTAATGAAGACTAAGTTATATTGTTAAAAGCACTAAGTATAAAGTCAGCAGTTTAAATGGGGGTGTTGATCTGTTGTGTTCTACTGGCTCAGTTAACGTAGATGGAGCACTGCTGACTCTTGATTCACTGCAACAACTATGATGTTGTGATGCCAGGCTACATCACATCCCTATGTTATCTTTATCAGCCAGTGTTTGAATCAAATCAACACATATTTTAGTTTCTGCTAGGTAGCTTGCATGAGTTCTGGGGACACAAGAAACTTGAGCATGTGCACCGTAAAATACATGAAGTCATGTCCACCAACACTGGACATGTACATGGAGACTAGAATAAGGTGCAGAAGATAAATGTATAGTAGAGGTTTGACTTAGAATAAACCCATTTCTTCAGAAGCCTTCCCCTGCTGTTGCACTAATGCTCAAGCTGCCTATTCGATGAGAAGTGTCGCTGTGGGTGTAAGCGTCTTCCATGTTGTTGTCTTCTGGGATGAACCGAGTCAACTCTGATCCAAGGGGGTCTCAAAGCCACGCACCGCGTGCACGTCGTTTCGGGTCCGGGCCTGCCTCGTCGTGTGCAAAcagctgtgttgtgttttgctgTTGCGCCTCAGCGTTTCTCCGGTGTTGGTCGTGTTTCACAGCGCCGTTGTGGCCAGGAGGCAGTGTAGAGTTTCTGCGGCGGAGACGGGCAGCATTCAGCAGGTTGTTTACTCCCAGGCAGACAGagcaagctgtgtgtgtgtgtgtgtgtgtgtgtgtctgtttgaggCTCTGACATCTCGGCTGTCATTACCCTGTCACTGCTCTAATTAAATGGCCAGCtcgccggagagagagagagagagagagagagagagagagaggcgcttCAGAAGATGCCGGCGTCGGGCTGAGGCGCACACAGACAAAAGGCTTTCACTTTCATGTCTGACACTCTCTCCTGCCATCGAGGCACACGTGTTGGCAGTTGCAGTTTTGAGTTCCCGTGTCTCATCCCGAGCTGCGGTGCTTCGGATGAGATCTCGGTGGTCCTGACGATGCTCGGCTGAGCGGTATTAAGTTCCCTAAAATACAATAAGCCTTATCTGAGTGCCCCAGGCAGGAAGTCACATGGGAGGAACTGGACGATAATGTTTCTGTTATTTAAACACATATCGCCTGATTTTTTAAACGTATGGATTTTAGATCCACCCTCGGATGTCTGGGACTTGTTTCTCAGTGAGCTGTTAAATAACGTCAGTGGTCCTTTGAGTGTTGTTCCACTGTTCCCAGATCTGTTGTGATGTCCTGAATGCAAGCAGTAGTTCCTCTGAAAGAACACGTGTGCCAAACTGGAATGGATCCCATCACATCTCTGCATCTTTCTTGTCTTGTTGTTGTCCTCTGCAGCAAACAGCTATTCTGAGCATCCTGACCTTCTGCATAGAGCTGAAACACCTCAACCTGGGAAGCTGTGTGAGGGtaagaacacacagacacacacgggaAGAAGTCCAAAAAAAGCACTGTCTGTTAACGAGAAAACCCTTCCAAAAGATGGCAGAGGCACAGCAGTGTAGCTTAACATAGAGCGGATTCAGGGGAACAGCTCGCCTGGCTCCATTCAAAGGTACGAACATCTGCCAGCAGCTCTGAAGCTCACCAAGtaacatgttgtgttttgctTGTTAACTCGACTGAAGTGTAAAGCAAACCGCAAATTGGCTTTATCTTTCGATTTTGTACAAATCCAATAAACAAGATCTAGAGGGGCAATGTTAATTAGAATAAATAAGACATTTAGTGTCAGTGCCtcctaaaatgtatttcttttatgTGTAGAATTAAAgggaaaacatatttttgtaattttcaGACAGTTACATTTGCAAAGTCCCCGACTCCCTGTGTGACTATCTGAGTTTCCACCCAACAGTTCGATGCAGATTAATGAACATTTAAACGAAGCTGAAAGAAAATTCCAAATATCGTTGCAAGTATGAGAAGTTACAAGCGTCGTAATAGTGTGGAACTGGAAAGGTGCACTTAATGCAGCAGCATGCCGGTCGTTCAGTTCGCCAAACTGTGTTGTCCCCTGGGCGCAGCGTGGCCGACGGGCAGCATTCCGCTGTGTGGGATTTGGTTTGATGAATACCTTTCTATCCACACGACCTGTCTTGCACACGACTCTCTCTCCCCATTCCTGTGGTAGTCGACTGGGAACCCACCGGCGAATCTCCTCCATCGATCCTGCGCGCGTCACACTGTGACCGACGAGCACGCTGTGCGCTAAACTGTCCCGTGGTTTGTGAACTTTTGCTTCAGCATTGTGTGCTGTAATCTGCGCTCCATGTAATTTGTCTGCGTCTGGACACAACACAACTATTGCGGCCCTAATTTACAATCCACGAGCTCTGAGCCAGTTGACTAGACCTGGCAGATGTTTACAGTTTGAGGGTTTCTTTTAAAGCTGACGTGAACCCTCAAAAGGCCTTCCATAGAACTGCTGCCTGTCTCTCCTGCAGATTGAGGACTATGATGTTGTGGCCAGTATGCTGGCCGCCCGCTGCCGCTCACTCTGCTCCCTGGACCTGTGGCGCTGCCGAAACCTGACGGACCGAGGCCTGGCCGAGCTGGTCTCTGGCTGCAGGTAGACGATGCCGATGGGTTTGCTGCTGTAAATGATGGTTGACCCGTTGGCCTCTTGGAGAATACAGGATTCTGTCTTCATGCGACTATAACATTACGCACGTAAACACAAAGCAGAGCTTATCTGGTTTCAGtgaatttgtatattttgtgggatgagtcaccccccccccccgtgcactaTATGGTCTGTGGTTCCTCAGGATGCTGGAGGAGTTGGACCTGGGCTGGTGTCCCACGCTGCAGAGCAGCACGGGATGTTTCCAGCAGCTCGCCCGCTGCCTGCCGCGCTTACGCAAACTCTTCCTCACTGCCAACCGCACTGTCTGCGACTCGGACGTAGAGGAGCTGGCAGGAAGCTGCCCCTCACTGCAGCACCTCGACATACTGGGTAAGCACACATGGAAATATCTCTTCTAAACAGAAGGGATGAAGCTGATGGTCAGAATTGATTAATTCAATTCAAGCTGTTAATGTTTTGATATTGAGTATTATTTTGGGTGAAGAAGGGATGGAATAGATTTTCGATTCCATTACATAACCTACTTTGTCCATGGCTATACTGATTTAAAGGGATCCCACATTATTTACTTGTAAATGTTAGTATGACTATTATTACTTATTCACGCTACTGTGTCAGTAGTTACAGTAAGCTCATTATTTGTAGataaagtgtgtgtggtgtggtgtgtgtgtggggagagtGGGACATCGCCAGCGTGTATTGGATGATGTTAGCAATCACATTCTTTATTTCTGCAGAGAATAAAAGTCTCCTCTTTTTGGGCTGTTACTAAAGGCAACTATGGAAAGAAAAACTTGCTGTTAAATACTGCTGTTATAGTATATATCGTAGCAGTTGTCTTCTGAAAATGTGCCAAAGTCATATCCTGTAATATATAGAACAGTCAGAAATCTTTTGGTTCTTATTTGATTTTATAATGTCTTTGTCCTGCATCTTCTCATCTACCGTTCAGGTACCCGGTTGGTGAGTGCTGCCTCACTGAAGAAACTCCTCAAGTCCTGTCCACGACTTCTCCTCCTGGACGTGTCCTTCTGCTCGCAGATAGACATGCGGGTTGTCCAGGAGCTCTCCAGCCTCTTCCCCAACGTGGCCATCAAGAAGAGCTTCACCCAGTGACCCCAGCACTGCCTCATTTCCCGCAGACCGGATGAAGATAGAGGAGGGAGGCTCGCCTGCAGACACTGCCCCAAAATAAATGAGGCCGGACAGATGTTGTAGGAGAGAGTCTGTCTGCGTCTGTACCGCAGACAAGATCCTCCAATTGAAATGACTGCTTGAAAACACAGTTACAGACTTCCACTCACAGGATTATAGAAGGTGAGACATTTTTGCTCATTTCTTTTTGGACACTTAAAATCAGGGTTGTTGCAGTAAAACTGCTCCATCTCCCCAGAATCGGGAATCACCACTAATGTATTGCCAGGCAACACTACGCTCGGGTAAATGCCACTGgatgcaaaacacaaaacacaaaacaaaaccatttgtcccccccccccgaacatctGATTAGGACTACGAGAAGGGGAGGCCGTGAAACACGCCCTCACGGGGGGGAAAGTCTTAAAAGGAGCGGTGGCTTTTGGTGGTCACATATTTATGGTCGCTGGTATCCTGTTCGAGTCTTTTTCAGAATGTGCAGCAATCATGCTGGCTGTTTTAATGAAAGGGATTCATTCTGAAGGCATCTGCTAAAATTTGAGAAGAAATTTGCCTCAAGGTTTGTTGTGTTAAAGGTGAAAACAATAGAGTCAACACAGCATTATTTAACACAATGTGCCGGTATCGCAGTATTTGTTGGTGCGAACCAACCCGAGACAtcttgaaaataaatacaccaTCAACTATCCttgcacctgagattcccagatAACAAGtttttttatcaaaaaaaacatatgttaGAACTTgtgaaaaacatttgttgaaattGTGCTATAAATAAGATGGTAAAAACACCTAAggtgtaaaataaaatcagcaCAAGTAAAAAGAGTAGTTACAGTCCCAAAGGTATAATATAAACAATGTGAAAAGAAGTTGTGACAGATATAAATTAAGTGCACGTAATATATTAGATCTTCTGAAAGCATAATATGAGGACGTCAATATATGGGTTCTATACagtataaatgtattaattaagaATGACTTTAATGGAGATTGTGACATTTTATTTGCCTTCTTTTTGAACAAATTATACAGGACCTCTGTTAAACTCAACGTTAGACTTTTGTTGGATTGAATCTCCAGATCTAAAGCACCTGATCCGGGTTCCTTTCTGTTTACATCTGCCGTCTGAATCTAACGTGGTGTAGAAAGTGCCTTTCACACAGGAAGGGGTTGGCGCTGCACTCACTGGAAGCCACTGGAAGTAATGGGCTTCAGAGAGCTTttgtgctgatgtgtgtgtgaaaggccCTTTATGTTCCACTGGTTATGACCGAGGCTATTCAACAAAACTcacaaatgtatacatttttaaattattcatcttttttttttttaggttggcCAACTAGATAATTGGATTGCTAATTATGTTTGCTTAGCTTTTGGTCAGCTAGTGTTTTGGTTGTGTAATTCTAAAGGTATGACGAGCGCTTTGACTCCAGAGATGAATGATAACGTTTGGAAGTCACCGGTTCCACGACGCTCTCCTGATGTTGCATGCTTTTCCTGTTGTCCCCGCTGACTACAGCCACCTCTTTATGTATTTACCTACCTAAGCTTCGCCGATGAGATGGAGCAATGTGGATTCAGTGGCGCATAGTATGTGCAAACACTCTTATGTGACCTCAGTATTTGTCCTGAAACTCAGGGGTTTTAATATTTcatctggttttatttttttttattttatttttacatgtattttgCTGCTCCTAAAACCAGCAGACTCTTTACAGTCCATAACGCCAGGCTTAGTGAGCT is drawn from Pungitius pungitius chromosome 11, fPunPun2.1, whole genome shotgun sequence and contains these coding sequences:
- the fbxl4 gene encoding F-box/LRR-repeat protein 4 isoform X1, which gives rise to MKASQGHACSRASSLRFAHCQRLSQCHCSRWRLFLSFSPLPPSTSAFPMLTLLSMFYYICLRRRSRSGTRGEALTSRRAVESGQRAVLPISVEVEQYAKEVLDFSSHYGSENSMSYTMWNLAGVPNVYPSSGDFTQTAVFRAYGTWWEQCASAPPPFRRTPKGFHSQDYIELGFEEPVYPTAVEVLETYYPGTIVQILACSHNPFSQNPPTDVRWEVLWSGEPTKVLTPQARQFSPNIKHISFPTNLLRLEVNSSLLDYYTELDAVILRGVKERPMLALYKMPIIDINDLSDSEEELSDVGGPFRQGGDGKNQRTGNGSFDKLPYELIQLILSHLTLPDLCRLAQSCKLLHQHCCDPLQYTQLSLQPYWGRLSDASLGHLQGRCTLLQRLNLSWTGNRGALTLTGFSSFMKACGLSLGCLELSCCHFLNEPCLEVISQTCPALQDLNLSSCDRLQPQAFAHISKLTRLRRLVLYRTKIEQTAILSILTFCIELKHLNLGSCVRIEDYDVVASMLAARCRSLCSLDLWRCRNLTDRGLAELVSGCRMLEELDLGWCPTLQSSTGCFQQLARCLPRLRKLFLTANRTVCDSDVEELAGSCPSLQHLDILGTRLVSAASLKKLLKSCPRLLLLDVSFCSQIDMRVVQELSSLFPNVAIKKSFTQ
- the fbxl4 gene encoding F-box/LRR-repeat protein 4 isoform X2, whose product is MLTLLSMFYYICLRRRSRSGTRGEALTSRRAVESGQRAVLPISVEVEQYAKEVLDFSSHYGSENSMSYTMWNLAGVPNVYPSSGDFTQTAVFRAYGTWWEQCASAPPPFRRTPKGFHSQDYIELGFEEPVYPTAVEVLETYYPGTIVQILACSHNPFSQNPPTDVRWEVLWSGEPTKVLTPQARQFSPNIKHISFPTNLLRLEVNSSLLDYYTELDAVILRGVKERPMLALYKMPIIDINDLSDSEEELSDVGGPFRQGGDGKNQRTGNGSFDKLPYELIQLILSHLTLPDLCRLAQSCKLLHQHCCDPLQYTQLSLQPYWGRLSDASLGHLQGRCTLLQRLNLSWTGNRGALTLTGFSSFMKACGLSLGCLELSCCHFLNEPCLEVISQTCPALQDLNLSSCDRLQPQAFAHISKLTRLRRLVLYRTKIEQTAILSILTFCIELKHLNLGSCVRIEDYDVVASMLAARCRSLCSLDLWRCRNLTDRGLAELVSGCRMLEELDLGWCPTLQSSTGCFQQLARCLPRLRKLFLTANRTVCDSDVEELAGSCPSLQHLDILGTRLVSAASLKKLLKSCPRLLLLDVSFCSQIDMRVVQELSSLFPNVAIKKSFTQ